Proteins encoded in a region of the Haloarcula sp. CBA1129 genome:
- a CDS encoding IucA/IucC family siderophore biosynthesis protein: MTGVSAGCETAADRAESATLHAFLNCYLQETDAGEIVDRGRALSDPDTDGKAVRVRFPRQRIAVVVPLRYESPTGRHLFELPAYSLTTDSAPEPIDTGTLAALGRRELALSADGASLTEGIDLLRRLLASRSAIERFVRQRDDSCRAPNEIPFHEAEQSLVYGHHLHPTPKSREGIADHDAQTYAPELNGSFQLRYFAADPAVVSQWSTDDREVTEWLQTGLAEAATDLPPRAEDAIDDGRLLIPTHPWQGSYLESQPHVEQALDTGTITDLGSFGPTFYPTTSVRTLWSPEVPFMVKTSLAVEITNAERTSKVPELKLGVAAAELLDTGFGDRLDDRFPRFSILEDPAALTLGLGEGPESGFETVLRENPFRDEKAQNVSPVVALCQDGITGPSRLGRIVENIAEQTGKSTNSVAREWFRQYLAVTLRPVIWTYFELGIGLEAHQQNTLVRLDSDGWPVEGFYRDNEGFYLPESRREDVEQWLPDLYDRVDTVCPDETADECIRYYTVLNNAFGVINALGVAGLADETALLEDLRAELTDLAANEPSESTFATALLEEPCIPCKGNLRTRFEGRDELAAPLEEESVYIGVENPLVTQLSTTHN, from the coding sequence ATGACTGGCGTAAGTGCAGGCTGCGAGACGGCGGCCGACCGCGCGGAGTCGGCAACGCTACACGCGTTTCTGAACTGCTACCTTCAGGAGACCGATGCAGGCGAGATCGTCGACCGGGGGCGCGCGCTCTCGGATCCGGATACCGACGGGAAAGCGGTCCGTGTCCGGTTCCCCCGACAGCGTATCGCGGTGGTCGTGCCACTACGCTACGAGTCGCCGACCGGTCGACATCTCTTCGAGCTGCCGGCCTACAGTCTGACCACTGACTCGGCTCCCGAACCGATCGATACTGGAACGCTCGCGGCACTGGGCCGACGGGAACTCGCGCTCTCGGCTGATGGTGCTAGTCTGACCGAGGGGATCGACCTCCTCAGGCGACTGCTCGCCTCACGGAGCGCCATCGAACGGTTCGTTCGCCAGCGCGACGACAGCTGCCGGGCTCCGAACGAGATTCCGTTCCACGAGGCCGAACAGTCACTCGTCTACGGCCACCACCTCCATCCAACCCCGAAGAGTCGGGAGGGAATCGCCGATCACGATGCCCAGACGTACGCGCCCGAACTGAACGGATCGTTCCAACTCCGGTATTTCGCCGCCGATCCCGCCGTCGTCTCCCAGTGGTCGACCGATGACAGAGAGGTCACCGAATGGCTCCAGACAGGGCTTGCCGAGGCAGCGACTGATCTCCCACCCCGTGCCGAGGATGCGATCGATGACGGCCGTCTGCTGATTCCGACACATCCGTGGCAGGGGTCCTATCTCGAATCCCAGCCGCATGTTGAGCAGGCACTTGATACGGGGACAATCACCGATCTCGGCAGCTTCGGGCCGACGTTCTACCCAACCACATCGGTTCGCACACTGTGGTCTCCGGAGGTTCCGTTCATGGTAAAAACCTCACTCGCTGTCGAAATCACGAACGCCGAGCGCACGAGCAAGGTGCCGGAGTTGAAGCTCGGTGTGGCCGCAGCTGAACTGCTCGACACTGGGTTCGGCGATCGACTCGACGACCGCTTCCCGCGGTTCTCGATCCTAGAAGATCCAGCAGCACTGACACTCGGTCTCGGAGAGGGTCCGGAGTCCGGGTTCGAAACAGTGCTCCGTGAGAACCCGTTCCGCGATGAGAAAGCACAAAACGTCTCACCCGTTGTTGCGCTCTGCCAAGACGGTATCACTGGCCCGTCGCGTCTTGGGCGAATCGTGGAAAATATTGCAGAACAGACCGGCAAATCGACCAACAGCGTCGCCCGAGAGTGGTTCCGTCAGTATCTGGCTGTCACACTCAGACCAGTGATTTGGACATACTTCGAACTCGGTATTGGCCTCGAAGCCCACCAACAGAATACACTCGTTCGACTCGACAGCGATGGATGGCCAGTCGAAGGATTCTACCGTGATAACGAGGGGTTCTACCTCCCCGAGTCACGCCGTGAGGACGTCGAGCAGTGGCTTCCGGATCTCTACGACCGGGTCGATACGGTCTGCCCGGACGAGACAGCCGACGAATGTATCCGCTACTACACGGTTCTCAACAACGCCTTCGGCGTGATCAATGCGCTTGGAGTCGCCGGACTCGCCGACGAGACAGCACTTCTCGAAGATCTACGTGCCGAACTCACCGACCTCGCAGCGAACGAACCATCCGAATCAACGTTCGCCACAGCATTGCTCGAAGAGCCGTGTATCCCCTGTAAGGGTAACCTCCGCACGCGATTCGAGGGTCGTGACGAACTGGCGGCACCACTCGAAGAAGAGTCCGTCTACATCGGTGTCGAAAACCCATTAGTTACGCAACTGTCGACCACTCACAACTGA
- a CDS encoding RraA family protein → MVIGDVDRLADHQLEALEEVDPNELGHHNHFGHSSPEISFMGTAQSAQMVGSALTVRIPPVDGTMVHKAIELAGSTDVIVIEMGGHETNAPWGAVTTHAAVANGARGVVIDGAVTDTAEITEIGFPVFARTRTNRTVQRLTDSLGGDVNVPVQVGGAVVHPGDVAIGNEDGVVFVPKGQVDRTIERYTGTDGSEAALIQRLYDGESLAEISGANERIADLHDSE, encoded by the coding sequence ATGGTAATCGGTGATGTCGATCGACTAGCTGATCACCAGTTGGAGGCTCTCGAAGAGGTCGACCCAAACGAACTCGGTCATCACAACCATTTCGGTCATTCGTCGCCTGAAATCAGCTTCATGGGAACTGCCCAGTCGGCACAGATGGTTGGCTCAGCGCTGACTGTACGAATTCCCCCTGTCGACGGGACGATGGTCCACAAAGCGATTGAGTTGGCAGGATCCACAGATGTCATTGTCATCGAGATGGGTGGACACGAGACGAATGCTCCGTGGGGAGCGGTCACGACCCACGCAGCCGTAGCGAACGGAGCGAGAGGTGTTGTTATCGATGGTGCGGTAACCGATACTGCAGAGATCACCGAGATCGGATTCCCGGTGTTCGCCCGTACACGGACCAATCGGACGGTTCAGCGTCTCACCGATAGTCTGGGGGGAGATGTCAACGTGCCAGTTCAGGTCGGCGGTGCAGTGGTTCATCCGGGAGATGTCGCAATCGGAAACGAGGATGGCGTCGTGTTCGTTCCCAAAGGTCAGGTCGACCGGACTATCGAGCGCTATACTGGAACCGACGGATCGGAGGCAGCACTCATACAACGGCTCTACGATGGCGAGTCGCTCGCCGAGATCTCCGGCGCAAACGAGCGCATCGCAGATCTACACGATAGCGAGTAG
- a CDS encoding metal-dependent transcriptional regulator, which produces MTDAANYLLVVFQLVESESEIVPTGRVAAELDRSPSATTEMLQRLDEEGFLIHELYEGVTLTAEGCERGAALQESYLVLHQVFRRRVGACRSPRRSDGTRGNGQSTGDRAVGLNGARRRHCCGR; this is translated from the coding sequence ATGACCGACGCCGCGAACTACCTGCTCGTCGTCTTCCAGCTCGTCGAATCCGAGTCCGAAATCGTCCCGACGGGGCGGGTCGCGGCTGAACTCGACCGATCGCCGTCGGCGACTACCGAGATGCTCCAGCGGCTTGATGAGGAGGGGTTTCTTATTCACGAATTATACGAGGGTGTAACACTCACCGCCGAGGGCTGCGAACGCGGGGCGGCGCTTCAGGAGAGCTATCTCGTTCTGCACCAAGTTTTTCGACGACGTGTTGGCGCTTGCCGATCCCCACGCCGAAGCGATGGCACTCGTGGGAATGGTCAGTCCACCGGTGACCGAGCGGTTGGCCTCAACGGTGCTCGACGTCGACACTGCTGCGGCCGATAG
- a CDS encoding ParA family protein: MLAYTTYSEAGGVGKTTTAANLAHAHARNGLKTLVIDLDPQEASLSYIFEVDDDRDDGAADNLVRHMVGRGKGPFADLIREDTGVDNLDVIPAHNMLSSLDTTMRRAKETEEQMNPDAEWVEEEQLYQLLGRNGIHEQYDVIICDPQASEGQGLYNAVMVTQTVLIPVELSGKGSLSIDGLEQLVDGLEDNLSIEVGVLGIVPVAFGDTTGQKQHLATLKEDIDYDVPAVFRKRESLMQEMWDARATAYEVVDEAFKDGEKGVRRIPDREHETLEKYDDLATDIEEAFDA; this comes from the coding sequence ATGCTGGCGTACACAACCTACAGCGAGGCTGGCGGGGTTGGGAAGACAACGACTGCAGCGAATCTCGCCCACGCGCACGCTCGAAACGGACTCAAAACGCTCGTCATCGACCTCGACCCACAGGAGGCCTCACTCTCGTACATCTTCGAAGTCGACGACGACCGCGATGACGGTGCTGCGGACAACCTAGTCCGACACATGGTCGGCCGTGGCAAGGGACCGTTTGCGGATCTCATTCGAGAGGACACCGGTGTCGACAACCTCGATGTCATCCCAGCCCACAACATGCTCTCATCGCTGGATACGACGATGCGTCGTGCCAAAGAGACTGAAGAGCAGATGAATCCTGATGCTGAGTGGGTTGAAGAAGAGCAACTGTACCAGCTGCTGGGCCGCAACGGCATCCACGAACAGTACGATGTTATCATCTGCGACCCGCAGGCATCCGAGGGCCAGGGCCTCTACAACGCGGTCATGGTCACACAGACGGTACTCATCCCGGTCGAACTGTCGGGGAAGGGTTCACTCAGTATCGACGGCTTGGAGCAGTTGGTCGACGGCCTCGAGGACAACCTCAGCATCGAGGTCGGGGTTCTGGGAATCGTGCCTGTCGCCTTCGGTGATACAACCGGTCAGAAGCAACACCTCGCGACGCTCAAGGAAGATATCGACTACGACGTGCCGGCGGTATTCCGCAAGCGCGAGTCGCTCATGCAGGAGATGTGGGACGCTCGGGCGACTGCCTATGAGGTGGTCGATGAGGCCTTCAAGGACGGCGAGAAGGGCGTCCGCCGGATTCCTGACCGCGAGCACGAAACGCTAGAGAAGTACGACGACCTCGCGACCGACATCGAGGAGGCGTTTGACGCATGA
- a CDS encoding IS5 family transposase, whose protein sequence is MSKISRFTSRVVQLAKNAVGERGEVAAPEGGGGFAEYAVVSLHCLRVYLEKSYREALDLLSEMPQILGEIGLNAADLPDHSTLVKWFDRIKTALWRVLLRLSAQEPEPSGHAAIDATFFDRENASKHYCRRTNYRVQTLKATALIDTESQAILDVHCTTKKRHDTQLGWQVARRNAGDLASLAADKGYDWMYLREKLREKDVRPLIKHREFRPIDHAHNARIDGPRYRQRAMCETVFSTIKRTLGDAVRARTWYGEFRELVLRCAVHNIKQAMKQ, encoded by the coding sequence ATGTCGAAGATCTCCCGCTTCACGAGCAGAGTGGTTCAGTTAGCTAAAAATGCTGTTGGTGAGCGAGGCGAAGTCGCCGCCCCCGAAGGGGGTGGCGGCTTCGCCGAGTATGCGGTGGTGTCGCTGCACTGTCTGCGGGTTTACCTGGAAAAATCCTACCGAGAAGCACTTGATTTGCTGAGTGAGATGCCACAAATACTCGGGGAGATCGGCCTCAACGCGGCCGATCTCCCCGATCACTCCACGTTAGTCAAGTGGTTTGACAGAATTAAGACAGCGCTTTGGCGAGTGCTGCTGCGCCTGTCGGCGCAGGAGCCCGAGCCATCCGGTCACGCTGCCATTGACGCAACGTTCTTTGACCGCGAAAACGCTAGCAAGCACTACTGCCGTCGGACGAATTACCGGGTTCAGACGCTCAAAGCGACAGCTCTCATCGACACAGAAAGCCAAGCCATTCTGGACGTTCACTGTACGACCAAGAAACGCCACGATACACAGCTCGGCTGGCAGGTCGCCCGTCGCAACGCGGGCGACCTCGCCAGCCTCGCTGCGGACAAAGGCTACGATTGGATGTATTTACGCGAGAAACTCCGCGAAAAGGACGTGAGACCGCTGATCAAACATCGTGAGTTCCGGCCCATCGATCACGCGCATAACGCGCGGATCGATGGGCCTCGATACCGCCAACGAGCGATGTGTGAAACCGTCTTCTCGACGATCAAGCGCACGCTCGGCGACGCCGTGCGTGCGCGAACTTGGTACGGTGAATTTCGTGAACTCGTCCTGAGGTGTGCAGTTCATAACATCAAGCAGGCAATGAAACAGTGA
- a CDS encoding IS1595 family transposase, giving the protein MFPSEVLNSEASAANLPEQVRWRDGLYCPHCRSESVIKHGSYRTYQRYLCKDCDRTFNDKTGTIFAHAKIGLDKLLFAFYSFLRFNTSIHQLDAELPVSYRSLRRRVEQFARTLDAPAINLVGPVEIDEVYVTAGLKGRERDQEPRSRGLSTRGRGSYDGDKPPVFTLVDRGSGERYVVPAKSADESTVRLLLSDCEEEPLTVYTDGFRAYDPLEDDENYQREAVIHSEGEYVDGDAHVNTCESHASLARRWLSPHRGVSKDKLTPYLRAFQLRRRILRKPGQEALKEIVRTVL; this is encoded by the coding sequence ATGTTCCCATCCGAAGTGTTGAACTCAGAGGCGAGCGCCGCGAACCTGCCGGAGCAGGTTCGCTGGCGTGATGGCCTCTATTGCCCGCACTGCCGGTCTGAGTCGGTGATTAAACACGGCAGCTATCGAACGTATCAACGGTATCTCTGTAAGGATTGCGACCGCACGTTCAACGACAAGACTGGCACGATCTTCGCGCACGCGAAGATCGGCCTCGACAAGCTCTTGTTCGCGTTCTACTCGTTTCTTCGGTTCAACACGAGTATCCACCAGTTGGACGCTGAACTCCCCGTTTCGTATCGGTCACTACGGCGGCGCGTCGAGCAGTTCGCCAGAACGCTCGACGCGCCAGCCATCAACCTCGTTGGCCCGGTCGAAATCGACGAAGTCTACGTGACTGCGGGGCTAAAGGGCCGCGAGCGCGACCAAGAGCCGCGCTCGCGTGGCCTGTCCACGCGTGGACGAGGATCGTACGATGGAGACAAACCACCAGTGTTCACGTTGGTCGATCGTGGCAGCGGTGAGCGCTACGTTGTCCCGGCGAAATCCGCTGACGAATCGACCGTGCGACTCCTCCTCAGCGACTGCGAGGAGGAGCCGCTGACCGTCTATACGGACGGATTTCGAGCGTACGATCCACTCGAAGACGACGAGAACTACCAGCGAGAAGCGGTCATTCACAGCGAGGGTGAATATGTGGATGGAGACGCGCACGTGAATACCTGCGAGAGCCACGCGTCGCTGGCGCGACGGTGGCTCTCGCCACACCGAGGCGTCTCCAAAGACAAACTGACGCCGTATCTCAGAGCATTCCAACTTCGCCGACGAATCCTACGCAAACCCGGTCAAGAAGCGCTCAAAGAAATCGTTCGAACCGTCCTCTGA
- a CDS encoding type II toxin-antitoxin system PemK/MazF family toxin: MSDEVEIRRGDVVIVRLDPAEGNEMRKTRPAVVVQNDVGNRNSNTTIVAPATGTYRGYPFEVLVEASDSPFEKDSSVRLDQIRVVSVEKRIHSAAGSLDDSTMDEIDDALKLSLGLD; this comes from the coding sequence ATGAGCGATGAGGTCGAGATTCGGCGCGGTGATGTCGTTATCGTCCGACTCGACCCTGCCGAGGGGAACGAAATGCGGAAAACACGGCCTGCAGTGGTTGTCCAGAACGATGTCGGGAACAGGAACTCGAACACGACAATCGTCGCACCTGCGACGGGAACGTACCGAGGCTATCCCTTTGAGGTACTCGTGGAAGCGTCGGACTCACCGTTCGAGAAAGACTCCTCTGTACGGCTTGATCAAATTCGAGTCGTGTCTGTCGAGAAGCGAATCCATTCAGCGGCTGGCAGTCTCGACGACTCGACGATGGACGAAATCGACGACGCGCTCAAATTGAGTCTCGGACTCGACTGA
- a CDS encoding TRAP transporter fused permease subunit, whose translation MTSQPTSAGRVAGLLRGLDITVTLVAVLFWAGVLFWAQTQTISPVRYATVFVGGIMTVYALNETREAIEKGDWIDGAVLIPASLALMTASAFFALNFEDVYLLRQGFAVEHEYMLARLVIISLMYLTWREFGNVFLGLVAVVLIYAVYGNLVPGVLGHAGMSEATLLQATVTDLYGFYGSLTQITASWIAPFLLYAGLLFAYGAFDLILRIAIVTAKYIESGVAQTAVLASAVIGSINGSYTANAAMTGSFTIPTMQESGMDGHRAAGIEAVASTSGQVLPPVMGASAFVMASYLGVPYLDIVVAGFVPAVILVISIVIAVHYTAISDSSSQEMEFSEFFDETLSNKQKVFETVRFGIPFGILIYLLGVAQFTVMTSALYTVVAMTITGVLVPPLQRLVDRTDVGSGLELVSQLKNTVHGFRRGAIILAPIAIILVVISGVVNIFGTTGVPAKIALLLINISGGVLLFAVLLGMFVAILMGVGMPTVAAYVVVAILIVPTFVSDFGVTPITAHYTMFYAAILAGITPPVATAAVVAAGIAEANFWRTCGAAIKIAAPLFILPIAFVYNPGLVSMSIGLNTVFIGTLVLMGAITMIYGLNYPFKMGIGRKVGIRALLTVLGVFVMVYPSNVMKLAGISVFVGIFLAEKVMSRGLELPFTTGAGQ comes from the coding sequence ATGACCTCACAACCGACTTCGGCTGGTCGCGTCGCCGGACTGCTCCGGGGACTAGACATCACAGTCACTCTGGTTGCCGTGCTGTTCTGGGCCGGCGTACTCTTCTGGGCACAGACGCAGACCATCTCACCGGTACGGTACGCCACGGTGTTCGTCGGCGGTATCATGACTGTGTACGCACTAAACGAGACCCGCGAGGCCATCGAAAAGGGCGACTGGATCGACGGTGCGGTGTTGATACCGGCGTCGCTCGCGCTTATGACCGCCTCCGCGTTCTTCGCTCTGAACTTCGAAGACGTCTACCTGCTCCGGCAGGGCTTTGCGGTCGAGCACGAGTACATGCTCGCGCGACTCGTCATCATCTCGCTGATGTACCTCACGTGGCGCGAGTTCGGGAACGTCTTCCTTGGCCTCGTCGCTGTCGTACTCATCTACGCGGTCTACGGGAACCTCGTCCCCGGTGTGCTCGGTCACGCAGGGATGAGCGAAGCAACGCTGTTACAGGCGACGGTCACCGACCTATATGGCTTCTACGGAAGCCTGACCCAGATTACCGCCTCTTGGATCGCGCCATTCCTACTGTACGCCGGGTTGCTGTTCGCCTACGGCGCGTTCGACCTGATACTCCGGATCGCTATCGTGACTGCAAAGTACATTGAGTCTGGCGTGGCACAGACAGCGGTGCTGGCATCGGCCGTCATCGGGTCCATAAATGGCTCCTACACAGCGAACGCCGCAATGACCGGCTCGTTCACTATCCCGACGATGCAGGAGAGCGGGATGGACGGTCACCGCGCGGCCGGTATCGAGGCCGTCGCCTCGACGTCAGGACAAGTGTTACCACCGGTTATGGGCGCCTCGGCGTTCGTGATGGCGTCGTACCTCGGCGTCCCATACCTCGACATCGTCGTTGCCGGCTTCGTGCCGGCGGTGATTCTGGTGATCTCAATCGTCATCGCGGTCCACTACACTGCCATTTCGGACTCTAGCAGCCAAGAGATGGAATTCTCGGAGTTCTTTGATGAGACCCTCTCGAACAAGCAAAAGGTGTTCGAGACGGTCAGGTTCGGCATCCCGTTCGGCATCCTCATCTACCTGCTTGGTGTTGCGCAGTTCACGGTGATGACCTCCGCACTATATACCGTCGTGGCGATGACTATCACCGGAGTCTTGGTGCCGCCGCTCCAGCGACTCGTCGACAGAACCGATGTCGGGTCTGGGTTAGAGCTGGTGTCCCAACTGAAGAACACGGTCCACGGGTTCCGTCGCGGGGCCATCATCCTCGCACCCATTGCTATCATCCTCGTGGTCATCAGCGGCGTCGTCAACATCTTCGGCACAACCGGCGTGCCAGCAAAGATAGCGCTTCTGCTGATCAACATCTCCGGGGGTGTCCTGCTGTTCGCGGTCCTGCTGGGGATGTTCGTCGCAATTCTCATGGGCGTCGGCATGCCGACGGTCGCAGCCTACGTCGTCGTCGCGATTCTCATCGTCCCGACGTTCGTCTCGGACTTCGGCGTCACCCCGATCACGGCCCACTATACGATGTTCTACGCCGCTATTCTGGCGGGTATCACGCCACCGGTGGCGACTGCGGCTGTCGTGGCTGCCGGCATAGCCGAGGCGAACTTCTGGAGGACTTGTGGCGCGGCCATCAAGATCGCCGCCCCGCTGTTCATCCTGCCCATCGCATTCGTCTACAACCCCGGGCTGGTATCGATGAGTATCGGGCTCAATACCGTTTTTATTGGCACGCTGGTACTGATGGGCGCTATCACGATGATTTACGGGCTCAACTACCCGTTCAAGATGGGTATCGGCCGGAAAGTCGGCATCCGCGCGTTGCTCACAGTGCTGGGCGTATTCGTCATGGTCTATCCGAGCAACGTGATGAAACTCGCGGGTATCTCGGTTTTCGTCGGTATCTTCCTCGCGGAGAAGGTAATGTCTCGCGGTCTTGAACTGCCGTTCACCACGGGGGCGGGACAATGA